One part of the Deltaproteobacteria bacterium genome encodes these proteins:
- the argJ gene encoding bifunctional glutamate N-acetyltransferase/amino-acid acetyltransferase ArgJ has protein sequence MKRVDRGIAAVEGIKSAVAKTGIKKNGKLDLAVLFSDYPCLWCATFTKNNVKAAPVLYDIELLSKNKPLRAIVVNSGNANACTKEGKEAVTKVVEETSKILNIKKDNIAVCSTGIIGERLPYEKIISSLKNLDFSEENCHLAAEAILTTDTKTKEVAYEFEIDGEDAHIGGMAKGAGMINPHMATMLSFIVTDVNIERDLLCKALKEAVDFSFNRISVDGDTSTNDSCFLLSTCKGENSKIEEENEAYDIFLDVLKKLCMELALKIVGDGEGATKLVKIIVDKAKNGEEAERCARAIADSLLVKTALFGKKANWGRIAACVGYSGVTFSEQGFSISVGGKLVFDRGKENKIDISLYMKNKDIDIVVSLYSGNASYTMWTTDLSYDYVEINSI, from the coding sequence ATGAAAAGAGTTGATAGAGGTATAGCTGCGGTTGAAGGAATAAAATCGGCAGTAGCTAAAACAGGCATTAAAAAAAATGGTAAATTAGATTTAGCCGTTTTGTTTTCAGATTATCCCTGCCTGTGGTGTGCAACATTCACCAAAAATAATGTAAAGGCAGCACCTGTTCTGTATGATATTGAGCTTCTAAGTAAAAATAAACCGTTGAGAGCAATTGTTGTAAATAGTGGTAATGCCAATGCTTGCACCAAAGAGGGGAAGGAGGCGGTGACAAAAGTTGTAGAGGAAACCAGCAAAATATTGAATATAAAAAAAGATAATATTGCAGTGTGTTCAACGGGTATCATTGGTGAAAGATTACCTTATGAGAAGATTATTTCTTCTTTAAAAAATCTGGATTTTTCTGAAGAAAATTGTCATCTGGCAGCAGAGGCAATTTTAACCACCGATACAAAGACGAAAGAAGTAGCCTACGAATTTGAGATAGACGGGGAAGATGCACATATCGGAGGGATGGCAAAAGGGGCAGGGATGATTAATCCTCATATGGCTACTATGCTTTCTTTTATCGTTACTGATGTGAATATAGAAAGGGACTTGCTGTGTAAAGCATTAAAAGAAGCGGTAGATTTTTCTTTCAATCGTATATCGGTGGATGGAGATACATCTACCAATGACAGCTGTTTTTTGCTTTCTACCTGTAAAGGAGAAAACAGTAAAATAGAAGAAGAAAATGAAGCCTATGATATATTTTTGGATGTCTTAAAAAAGCTGTGTATGGAACTTGCCTTAAAGATTGTAGGAGATGGAGAAGGGGCAACAAAGCTTGTAAAAATTATAGTGGATAAGGCAAAAAATGGAGAAGAAGCGGAGAGATGTGCAAGGGCTATTGCAGATTCCTTATTGGTGAAAACAGCCTTATTCGGTAAAAAGGCAAATTGGGGCAGGATTGCAGCCTGTGTGGGATATTCGGGTGTAACATTTTCTGAACAGGGATTCTCCATCTCTGTTGGCGGCAAATTGGTTTTTGATAGAGGAAAAGAAAATAAAATAGATATTTCTTTATATATGAAGAATAAAGATATAGATATTGTGGTCTCTCTTTATTCCGGTAATGCATCTTATACGATGTGGACCACAGACCTATCCTATGATTATGTGGAAATAAACTCCATTTAA